The proteins below are encoded in one region of Tachypleus tridentatus isolate NWPU-2018 chromosome 4, ASM421037v1, whole genome shotgun sequence:
- the eEF2 gene encoding eukaryotic translation elongation factor 2, which produces MVHFTVDQIRSLMNKKKNIRNMSVIAHVDHGKSTLTDSLVSKAGIIAAAKAGEARFTDTRKDEQERCITIKSTAVSMYFELEDKDLQFITWENQREKGEKGFLINLIDSPGHVDFSSEVTAALRVTDGALVVVDCVSGVCVQTETVLRQAIAERIKPVLFMNKVDLALLTLQLEAEELYQTFQRNIENINVIIATYSDETGPMGDIKVDPMKGSVGFGSGLHGWAFTLKQFAELYAEKFKIDIDKLMGKLWGENYYNPQAKKWSKKPGEGYKRAFTMFVLDPIYKVFDAIMNYKKEETSKLLEKLNIVLKGEDKEKDGKSLLKVVMRTWLPAGDSLLQMITIHLPSPVTAQKYRMEMLYEGPLDDEAAVAIKNCDPNGHLMMYISKMVPTSDKGRFYAFGRVFSGTVSSGLKCRIMGPNYVPGKKEDIVEKSVQRTILMMGRYVEPIEDVPCGNICGLVGVDQFLVKTGTISTFKDAHNMKVMKFSVSPVVRVAVEPQNPADLPKLVEGLKRLAKSDPMVQCIIEESGEHIIAGAGELHLEICLKDLEEDHAGIPLKKTDPVVSYRETVSEESKITCLSKSPNKHNRLFMKANQLSDGLPEDIDNGKVTHKDDFKARARYLTEKYSWDATEARKIWAFGPEGSGPNLLVDCTKGVQYLNEIKDSVVAGFQWATKESVLSEENMRGVRFNIYDVTLHADAIHRGGGQIIPTARRCLYACMLTAEPRLMEPIYLVEIQCPEAAVGGIYGVLNRRRGMVFEEAQVAGTPMFIVKAYLPVNESFGFTADLRSNTGGQAFPQCVFDHWQILPGDPMDGKSRPWQIVMDTRKRKGLKDSIPELDQYLDKL; this is translated from the exons ATG gtGCACTTTACAGTGGATCAGATACGTTCTTTAATGAACAAGAAAAAGAATATCCGTAACATGTCTGTCATTGCCCACGTAGACCATGGAAAGTCAACTCTGACAGACTCTCTTGTATCCAAGGCTGGTATTATTGCTGCTGCCAAAGCTGGAGAAGCTAGGTTTACAGACACCAGAAAAGATGAGCAAGAAAGATGCATTACTATAAAATCCAC GGCTGTTTCCATGTACTTTGAATTGGAAGATAAAGATCTGCAGTTTATTACCTGGGAAAATCAGAGGGAGAAAGGTGAAAAGGGGTTTTTAATCAACTTGATTGATTCTCCTGGCCACGTAGATTTTTCTTCAGAAGTTACAGCTGCTTTGCGTGTAACCGATGGAGCTCTGGTTGTTGTAGACTGTGTTAGTG GTGTGTGTGTTCAGACAGAAACTGTGCTACGCCAAGCAATTGCAGAACGAATCAAACCTGTTCTATTCATGAATAAGGTGGACTTGGCTCTCTTGACTCTACAGCTTGAAGCTGAGGAACTCTATCAAACATTCCagagaaatattgaaaacatcaATGTCATCATTGCCACCTACAGTGATGAGACAGGACCAATGGGAGATATAAAg GTGGATCCAATGAAAGGAAGTGTTGGATTTGGTTCCGGTCTCCACGGGTGGGCATTCACTCTCAAGCAGTTTGCTGAACTCTATGCTGAAAAGTTTAAAATAGACATTGATAAGCTAATGGGTAAATTGTGGGGTGAGAACTATTATAATCCTCAGGCTAAAAAGTGGAGCAAGAAACCTGGTGAGGGATACAAGAGAGCTTTCACAATGTTTGTGTTGGACCCTATTTACAAG gtGTTTGATGCTATCATGAATTACAAGAAAGAAGAAACATCCAAACTCTTAGAGAAACTAAATATAGTTTTGAAAGGAGAAGATAAGGAGAAGGATGGCAAGAGTCTCCTAAAG GTGGTGATGCGAACTTGGCTTCCAGCTGGTGACTCTCTTCTTCAGATGATCACCATTCACTTGCCTTCACCAGTGACTGCCCAGAAGTACCGTATGGAAATGCTTTATGAAGGGCCATTGGATGATGAGGCTGCTGTTG CCATCAAGAATTGTGATCCAAATGGCCATTTGATGATGTACATATCCAAGATGGTTCCTACTTCCGATAAAGGTCGTTTCTATGCATTCGGTCGAGTATTTTCTGGAACTGTATCATCAGGTTTGAAGTGTCGTATAATGGGTCCTAATTATGTGCCTGGTAAAAAAGAAGACATTGTTGAAAAGTCTGTTCAGAG AACCATACTTATGATGGGTCGGTACGTAGAACCAATTGAAGATGTTCCTTGTGGAAACATCTGTGGACTGGTTGGTGTGGATCAGTTCTTGGTAAAAACTGGTACCATTTCCACCTTTAAAGATGCACATAACATGAAG GTGATGAAATTCTCTGTAAGTCCTGTAGTGAGAGTTGCTGTTGAACCTCAGAATCCTGCTGATCTGCCCAAACTTGTAGAAGGTCTGAAACGTCTAGCAAAATCTGATCCTATGGTTCAG tgTATTATTGAAGAATCGGGAGAACACATTATTGCTGGAGCTGGTGAACTGCATTTAGAAATCTGTCTGAAAGACTTGGAAGAAGATCATGCTGGAATTCCATTAAAGAAAACTGATCCAGTTGTATCATACCGGGAAACTGTTTCTGAAGAATCTAAAATTACGTGTCTCTCAAAGTCTCCAAATAAGCACAACAGACTGTTCATGAAGGCTAATCAACTTTCAGATGGATTACCAGAGGATATTgataat GGTAAAGTGACTCACAAAGATGACTTTAAGGCACGTGCCCGTTATCTGACTGAAAAGTATAGCTGGGATGCCACAGAAGCACGAAAGATTTGGGCTTTTGGACCAGAGGGTAGTGGACCAAACCTTCTAGTGGATTGTACCAAGGGAGTTCAGTATTTAAATGAAATCAAGGATTCTGTAGTAGCTGGATTTCAGTGGGCTACAAAAGAG AGTGTGCTCTCAGAAGAAAACATGAGAGGAGTTCGTTTCAACATTTATGATGTGACACTTCATGCTGATGCTATTCACCGTGGCGGAGGACAGATCATTCCAACAGCTCGTCGATGTTTGTATGCTTGCATGCTTACTGCAGAACCTCGTCTCATGGAGCCTATTTACTTGGTGGAAATTCAG TGTCCTGAAGCAGCTGTTGGTGGTATCTATGGAGTATTGAACCGTAGGAGAGGAATGGTGTTTGAAGAGGCACAGGTTGCAGGAACTCCCATGTTCATTGTCAAGGCATACTTACCTGTGAATGAATCTTTTG GTTTCACAGCTGATCTTCGTTCAAACACTGGTGGTCAGGCTTTCCCACAATGTGTATTTGACCACTGGCAGATCCTACCTGGTGACCCAATGGATGGCAAGTCGCGTCCTTGGCAAATAGTGATGGACACTAGAAAACGTAAAGGATTGAAGGATTCTATTCCTGAACTTGACCAGTACTtggataaattataa
- the LOC143249420 gene encoding uncharacterized protein LOC143249420 isoform X1 gives MLSAGADFALLILRLTILLSLAVCVCSRAAHQNGRNNRRHKYSRDRHWDRSLEKRGPQAHSLAESNECCPSITEIIQPRGGVSKSGRILELYRDQNSTQSFYQTSCHDLIKGRPCRYISSYMRLQSKCVQRYSFTYALVREFNSKIPWRLDYIRIRNGCTCEIRRSRKRDVDT, from the exons CTACTCTCGTTAGCAGTTTGTGTGTGCAGTCGTGCAGCTCATCAAAATGGCAGGAACAACAGGAGACATAAATACTCTAG AGACCGGCATTGGGATCGTTCTTTAGAAAAACGAGGCCCGCAAGCTCACAGTTTAGCGGAGTCCAACGAATGCTGCCCATCAATAACAGAAATTATTCAACCTCGTGGAGGCGTATCTAAGTCTGGGAGGATTCTAGAATTATACCGGGACCAGAATTCTACTCAAAGCTTCTACCAGACCTCTTGCCATGATCTCATCAAAGGCCGACCTTGCCGCTATATCAGCTCTTACATGCGTCTTCAGTCAAAGTGCGTTCAACGTTATAGTTTTACCTATGCCCTTGTTCGTGAGTTTAATAGCAAAATTCCCTGGCGGTTAGACTACATTCGAATACGGAATGGGTGTACCTGTGAAATTCGACGAAGCAGGAAACGAGATGTAGACACATGA
- the LOC143249420 gene encoding uncharacterized protein LOC143249420 isoform X2 — MVQVDIMSTIALLSLAVCVCSRAAHQNGRNNRRHKYSRDRHWDRSLEKRGPQAHSLAESNECCPSITEIIQPRGGVSKSGRILELYRDQNSTQSFYQTSCHDLIKGRPCRYISSYMRLQSKCVQRYSFTYALVREFNSKIPWRLDYIRIRNGCTCEIRRSRKRDVDT, encoded by the exons CTACTCTCGTTAGCAGTTTGTGTGTGCAGTCGTGCAGCTCATCAAAATGGCAGGAACAACAGGAGACATAAATACTCTAG AGACCGGCATTGGGATCGTTCTTTAGAAAAACGAGGCCCGCAAGCTCACAGTTTAGCGGAGTCCAACGAATGCTGCCCATCAATAACAGAAATTATTCAACCTCGTGGAGGCGTATCTAAGTCTGGGAGGATTCTAGAATTATACCGGGACCAGAATTCTACTCAAAGCTTCTACCAGACCTCTTGCCATGATCTCATCAAAGGCCGACCTTGCCGCTATATCAGCTCTTACATGCGTCTTCAGTCAAAGTGCGTTCAACGTTATAGTTTTACCTATGCCCTTGTTCGTGAGTTTAATAGCAAAATTCCCTGGCGGTTAGACTACATTCGAATACGGAATGGGTGTACCTGTGAAATTCGACGAAGCAGGAAACGAGATGTAGACACATGA